AAGCGCAGGGAGGTCTGCCCATCATTGGCAACGAGACACCCCTGTCCGGAGCCGCCACTCACCTTGTCGAAGGTGAAGAGCTGGTTGGCGGTGCCCGTATACGGGTACTGGACGAAGCCCGTACCATTGGTCGACGAGCCCCAGAGCAGGTCGATCACCATGTCCGTGTGGCGCGCGTGGATGCTGAACTGGTTGTTACCGCGGGCCACGAACTTGAACTGCTGGTTGGCCCCACCCACGTACGACCACTGATGGACCTCGGCGTTCTGCGCGTAGCTCACGTCCTTGATATCCAGCCCCTTGCCGCTGTTGACGTTGATGATCTTCCAGTAGCCATCCGACGTCGGCGCCAGGTTGAACTTCTGCGCGTTGGTGCCATTGCAATCCCACAGCTGCACCTTGGCCCCATCCGCGGTGCTGGACGCGGCGATGTCGATACACTTGTTGTTCTGGGCCGAGCGGATGACGTAGTCGCCCGCCGTGATGCTCGACACGATGGCCGTACTCTGGAACTGCCCGCTTTCCTCGGCGGTCTCTCCCTCGCTGACAACACATCCAGCCAGGACACCCAACAAGACCCAACAGCCGTACACCCTCACTCGAGACATGATGCTCTCCTTGCGATGGCTTGAAGGGGCGAATCCCCCTCGCGTGGCCCGCAGGGAGCAATCCGCATGCCTTTCCCTGTTC
The sequence above is drawn from the Archangium gephyra genome and encodes:
- a CDS encoding RICIN domain-containing protein, whose amino-acid sequence is MSRVRVYGCWVLLGVLAGCVVSEGETAEESGQFQSTAIVSSITAGDYVIRSAQNNKCIDIAASSTADGAKVQLWDCNGTNAQKFNLAPTSDGYWKIINVNSGKGLDIKDVSYAQNAEVHQWSYVGGANQQFKFVARGNNQFSIHARHTDMVIDLLWGSSTNGTGFVQYPYTGTANQLFTFDKVSGGSGQGCLVANDGQTSLRFINKCSFELDFAGNNITGGSLGIGQEACRTIGSITTYMPTKRYWGFRKGEDPGFERRSLAEFGFNEVFYSYTSWDWFNLSHVDAHNLPLKIVPYDVAGGTTCSGQIRSCPQNLLTNCPAVGQLRNAAGQIISCWSPERDNPNSVVARYFDAGCSQSYSWSGDDSVMAACNAEDFDIIFCPQT